Within Colletotrichum destructivum chromosome 11, complete sequence, the genomic segment ACCTCCTCTAGCTACGCTATGTTACACTGAGTTAAATCTTAACACCTGTTTACAGGGCTGCCTCTTTCTCAGGGCTTTACGATAAATATGCCGCTTTGCACACCATGCCAGTCTCTCGACCTAGCCGACCTTATTGATGAAGAAAACGATCTGCAGGATATCGTCATGCAAAAGTCAATCGTCGTTCTCGAGAAGAACGCATCTATCTGCGACCTCTGCAGGTTGATATGGACATCCTTTGTTAATAACCTTGGTCAATTTGGCCGGGATATCCAAACAGAGATGGGCTCCATCGCGCAGTCAGTCTCTCCTGTTCTGATGAGAGGTCGCCGGGATTGCGGCATCAGTCCCGACTGGGAGCCGGGCGACATCTATCATCTCAAAGTTCGATGCGATCCCCTCCGAGTATCCTGTGACTTCAGCCTGtacgccgaggaagaagaaggagtcGAACCGATACGGCAGCTCAAGGGAATCATTTTGGGCCGCCAAATCAAACCCCCTGCACAGCAACTGGGGCTGTTGAGGGAATGGGCCAGAAACTGCAACAAGAACCATGCGCAATGTCGTCGAGGCATCGGCCCTCTGCCGACACGAGTCATCGATGTAGGCAGAGAGGGCCAGGTTGAGCCGCGACTTGTTGAGACAGATGGGAAAGCCGATCTCTACATGACGCTTAGTCACTGCTGGGGCCGCCATCCAGTGATTCAGACAACCAGTCACACAATCAATGATCACCTCCAAGCTTTACCGCTCATACGACTACCGAAAACCTTCCGCGATGCGGTCATCATTACCAGGGCGATGGGAGTGCAATATCTGTGGATCGACTCTCTGTGCATCGTCCAGGACTCCAAGGAAGATTGGGAACGCGAAAGTGCTAAGATGGGGATGATTTACTTTTCGTCGTTTCTGACAATAGCAGCATCCGCGTCTGGTGATTCGAGGGGCGGCTGCTTCGTTCCTCGGGAAGCTACTTTGAGTCACGCTCAACTAGAACACTGGCAGATACGCACCGGTCATCGCAGTAAGATCTATATCCGATCACGACCCGGCGACTTTAGCAATCTCGACGAGAGGACCTTGCATACACGCGCTTGGGTTCTCCAGGAACAAGTCTTGTCGGCTCGCATGATCAACTTTGACGTCGACCAGCTCCTTTGGAAGTGCCAAGAGGCCAGGCTCGCAGAAGACGGTATCACTTCCGAGTCAACTTCTCTCCACGATGGCCCAGACATGTCCCAGTCTTTGGCTAGGTATGAAGGCGGTCACCGTTCCTTCGAATGGGAGCTTGATTGGTACTCGATGATTGGGCCATACACACATCGGGGCATCACCAAGTCATCCGATAAACTTCCGGCTCTTTCGGGTTTAGCAAAGGTTATGGAACAGAGGACTGGCGTAGAGTACGTTGCAGGACTATGGAAAAGTAACTTGTGCTTTGGGCTTTTATGGCAACGGAAACGCCGCTGGCTTGTGCCACCAGCAGATGGCTATCGGGCACCGAGTTGGAGCTGGGCGTCTCTTGAAGGTGGTATCTCCATCACTGGGCGATCGGAGATTTTGGGTGGCGACATGGAGGTTGCTGTGGAAGACGTCCAGACGGAGCTTCTGCCGTGCGGCCTGGACCCGAAAGGAAACCTAAAGTCCGGCCACCTAGAGCTGACTGGAAGGGTCAGGACATTCGACAGACGGATGGACCCTAACGACAAGGGCTACCAGCCAGTCGTGGAACTCAACAGCACTTATGAGAAGAATGCAGGTATCGACTATTTTTTCGACAATAGGGAGCTTGTAGGACAAGTCGTCTTCGACGAGGCGTTCAAGTCTAACAACCATCCATTGTATTGTCTGCAGATGACTTATCGGACTGGGTCCCCGACCGCCCGTAGCCGCTGGTATGGATTGTTTCTGGAGCCTACCGGGAAAGAAAGTGAGTTCCGCCGCATAGGCTAC encodes:
- a CDS encoding Putative heterokaryon incompatibility, with product MPLCTPCQSLDLADLIDEENDLQDIVMQKSIVVLEKNASICDLCRLIWTSFVNNLGQFGRDIQTEMGSIAQSVSPVLMRGRRDCGISPDWEPGDIYHLKVRCDPLRVSCDFSLYAEEEEGVEPIRQLKGIILGRQIKPPAQQLGLLREWARNCNKNHAQCRRGIGPLPTRVIDVGREGQVEPRLVETDGKADLYMTLSHCWGRHPVIQTTSHTINDHLQALPLIRLPKTFRDAVIITRAMGVQYLWIDSLCIVQDSKEDWERESAKMGMIYFSSFLTIAASASGDSRGGCFVPREATLSHAQLEHWQIRTGHRSKIYIRSRPGDFSNLDERTLHTRAWVLQEQVLSARMINFDVDQLLWKCQEARLAEDGITSESTSLHDGPDMSQSLARYEGGHRSFEWELDWYSMIGPYTHRGITKSSDKLPALSGLAKVMEQRTGVEYVAGLWKSNLCFGLLWQRKRRWLVPPADGYRAPSWSWASLEGGISITGRSEILGGDMEVAVEDVQTELLPCGLDPKGNLKSGHLELTGRVRTFDRRMDPNDKGYQPVVELNSTYEKNAGIDYFFDNRELVGQVVFDEAFKSNNHPLYCLQMTYRTGSPTARSRWYGLFLEPTGKESEFRRIGYGWTEYVHNKMWFENVQMQRIRIV